A genomic segment from Tachysurus fulvidraco isolate hzauxx_2018 chromosome 21, HZAU_PFXX_2.0, whole genome shotgun sequence encodes:
- the LOC113650497 gene encoding protein zer-1 homolog, which translates to MATKAGDDPESLMSLCTVFCLKNLSSTMCYMGERNQLCLRPDIFLPSEICDKLVHMYVELVHTDSEFEPQDGFFQLFGDPHSTRLSRLHLREDVVRDRDLKAISKQDLMELHLTCCNHLSNRSLCTLRKFRHTLVSLSLFGCSSIFFPKSSTEDDEDDDEDDEELCDGTDFSFQGFRRLCMLNVGHLPVNVDAERLLKPLDTLRVLDLSSTHLPRPSFLTRWREQLAVLVLYNVDVNEELITTVLQMSRLRHLDISREGQRSSKFKLTRKILTNIVQSLGNLVSLDISGHIMLDNCTVPYMEEAMGPPSTDPCKSSIYPFQGLKRPLQFLGLYNTTLCNVKHIPAFKVTGSKNEEQVLNAIEAYTEHRPELAHRAINQLFDFVRIQHCNNLVRAVQLVIAALKCHKYDKSVQVTGSAALFYLTGTEYRNHQSVKMRRQVIEVVLNGMEQYQEVTVQRNCCLTLCNFNIPDELEFQYHRVNLLLLKILEPVRQDESIQRIAVHLCNALVCQVDNDHKEEVGKMGFVKTMLNLIQKKLNDRLCDQVMEFSWSALWNITDETPDNCQMFLNCSGMNLCLDCLKEFPDKQELHRNMLGLLGNVAEVKELRPQLLTSQFVTVFSNLLGSKADGIEVSYNACGVLAHIMFDGPEVWTVENPNREMVMDKMWDAIQSWDVTSRRNINYRSFEPILRLLPQSISPVSQHWATWALYNLVSVYPNKYCPLLIKEGGIVLLKKVLELESSHQDTKTMARKVMEQCENFKEDPMDTSR; encoded by the exons atggcaaccaaaGCAGGGGATGATCCAGAGAGCCTCATGTCTCTGTGCACCGTGTTCTGTCTGAAGAACCTCAGTAGTACCATGTGCTATATGGGCGAGAGGAACCAACTGTGCCTGCGTCCAGACATCTTCTTACCCAGTGAGATCTGTGACAAGCTTGTTCACAT GTACGTGGAGTTGgtgcacacagacagtgagTTTGAGCCTCAGGATGGGTTTTTTCAGCTCTTCGGCGACCCGCACAGCACCCGACTGAGCCGACTGCACCTCAGAGAGGACGTCGTACGAGACCGAGACCTCAAGGCCATCAGCAAGCAG GATCTGATGGAGCTCCACTTGACGTGCTGTAATCATCTCAGCAACCGAAGCCTTTGCACTTTGCGCAAATTCCGCCACACGCTCGTGTCCCTCAGTCTCTTCGGCTGCTCCAGCATCTTCTTCCCCAAGTCCTCCACTGAGGATgacgaggatgatgatgaggatgatgaagagtTATGTGATGGCACTGACTTTTCCTTCCAGGGCTTCAGAAGGTTGTGCATGTTGAACGTTGGCCATCTGCCAGTAAACGTGGACGCTGAAAGACTGCTGAAGCCACTAGACACTCTCAGAGTGCTGGACCTGTCCTCAACGCACCTGCCCCGCCCCTCCTTCCTCACAAGGTGGAGGGAGCAGCTAGCTGTGCTCGTGCTCTACAACGTGGATGTGAACGAGGAGCTCATCACCACCGTCCTGCAAATGAGCCGATTGAG GCACTTAGATATCTCACGTGAAGGTCAGCGCTCCTCCAAGTTCAAACTAACAAGGAAGATCCTGACAAACATTGTACAGAGTTTAGGGAACCTCGTCTCCCTGGACATCTCGGGACACATCATGCTGGACAACTGCACCGTGCCGTATATGGAGGAGGCCATGGGACCACCAAG CACCGATCCCTGTAAGAGCAGTATCTACCCGTTCCAGGGATTAAAGAGGCCTCTGCAGTTTCTGGGTCTTTATAACACTACACTGTGTAACGTCAAACACATCCCGGCCTTTAAG gtgACCGGATCTAAGAATGAAGAGCAGGTTCTCAACGCTATTGAAGCTTACACTGAACATCGTCCTGAACTCGCACACAGGGCCATAAACCAGCTGTTTGACTTTGTCCGGATACAACACTGTAATAATCTGGTCAGAGCagtgcag TTGGTGATAGCAGCACTGAAGTGTCATAAGTATGATAAGAGTGTCCAGGTGACGGGCAGCGCCGCTCTCTTCTACCTGACCGGTACAGAGTACCGGAATCACCAAAGTGTGAAGATGCGCAGGCAGGTCATCGAGGTCGTACTCAATGGCATGGAGCAGTACCAGGAGGTTACG GTTCAGAGGAATTGCTGTTTGACTCTGTGTAATTTTAATATTCCTGATGAGTTAGAGTTTCAGTATCATCGCGTCAACTTGTTGCTGTTAAAGATCCTGGAACCGGTGCGTCAGGACGAGTCGATTCAGCGCATTGCTGTGCACCTGTGCAATGCCCTCGTCTGCCAGGTGGACAACGACCACAAGGAGGAGGTCGGCAAGATGGGCTTCGTCAAG aCCATGTTGAATTTAATACAGAAGAAGCTGAATGACAGACTG TGTGATCAGGTGATGGAGTTCTCATGGAGCGCGTTGTGGAACATCACAGATGAAACGCCAGATAACTGCCAGATGTTCCTCAACTGCAGTGGCATGAACCTGTGCCTGGATTGTTTAAAG GAGTTTCCAGATAAACAGGAGCTGCACCGTAACATGCTGGGGCTGCTGGGTAACGTGGCCGAGGTGAAGGAGCTCCGACCTCAGCTTCTCACCAGCCAGTTCGTCACCGTCTTCAG TAACCTGTTGGGGAGCAAAGCGGACGGGATCGAGGTGTCGTATAACGCCTGTGGGGTTCTGGCACATATCATGTTTGATGGGCCTGAAGTGTGGACTGTGGAGAACCCTAACAGAGAGATGGTCATGGACAAAATGTGGGACGCCATCCAGAGCTGGGACGTCACGTCACGGCGCAACATCaactacag gtcatTTGAACCTATCCTGCGTCTCCTCCCTCAGAGTATATCACCTGTCAGTCAGCACTGGGCCACCTGGGCTCTTTACAACCTGGTCTCTGTGTAcc CAAACAAATACTGTCcattattaataaaagaagGAGGAATTGTGTTGTTGAAGAAAGTTCTGGAACTGGAGTCTTCTCACCAGGACACAAAGACCATGGCACG CAAGGTGATGGAGCAGTGTGAGAATTTTAAGGAGGATCCGATGGACACCAGCAGGTAA
- the LOC113643800 gene encoding uncharacterized protein LOC113643800: protein MAGVGVLQPKIKDGVRVLQPEDTDEDNSTVWIGFMDIVPVIGAVKESVEFVLALYEGNSEEIKEKEKALDNIVKQLTQSEYKPAAAATTISNVTEVPKGKITEHVNKVSKNQNLSQAQKEARKRKVEEIQRDMQEKLRKIGRQFPEELTEQLTRSKRGEHVFNNNILKFHSKVLREFIKEEKIHLLRGYKSIEQTLNKLGEHTLSPKTAEEIQTNMVAHFDFDEFYVDMNAALYGEFCRALREAILNVMSFKTPLGRKQINNG from the exons ATGGCTGGAGTTGGGGTTTTACAGCCTAAAATCAAGGATGGAGTTAGGGTTCTACAGCCGGAGGACACGGATGAAGACAACAGCACCGTGTGGATCGGATTCATGGACATAGTTCCTGTCATCGGGGCAGTAAAAGAGTCAGTGGAGTTTGTGCTGGCTCTGTATGAAGGGAACAGTgaggaaataaaagagaaagaaaaggccCTTGACAATATCGTGAAG CAGTTGACCCAAAGCGAGTATAAACCAGCAGCAGCCGCAACCACAATTTCTAAtgtgacag AGGTCCCAAAGGGGAAGATTACTGAACATGTGAACAAAGTTTCCAAAAACCAAAACTTATCTCAAGCTCAAAAAGaagcaagaaagagaaaagtggAGGAGATTCAGAGGGACATGCAAGAAAAGTTAAGAAAAATCGGCCGACAGTTTCCTGAGGAGCTGACGGAACAACTGACCAGGTCAAAAAGAGGAGAACATGTGTTCAACAATAACATCCTTAAATTTCATTCAAAGGTGCTGCGTGAATTTATAAAGGAAGAGAAAATTCATTTACTTCGAGGATATAAGTCGATAGAGCAGACACTAAATAAATTAGgtgaacacacactttccccaaaaacagcagaagagaTTCAGACAAACATGGTGGCTCACTTTGATTTTGATGAATTTTATGTGGATATGAACGCCGCACTGTACGGTGAATTTTGCAGAGCGCTGCGTGAGGCTATTTTAAATGTGATGAGCTTCAAAACCCCCCTGGgaagaaagcaaataaacaacGGCTGA
- the tbc1d13 gene encoding TBC1 domain family member 13, with the protein MFENQERCHLFPSRSVFPATPFISPEQLCFRSNMSSSYKSRIQEFNTALSEEKLDLKALRELCFTGIPFEGGIRSLCWKILLNYLPLDQTLWDSFLKKQREIYSQFLKEMIIQPGIAKANLGLSREDVTMEDHPLNPNPESRWNNYFKDNEVLLQIDKDVRRLYPDMAFFQRPTEFPCQLILDSQNEYETLRRRVEQTTLKAQTVNRNRSGVTNVSSPGKALNLYPSNEYEVLPNGCEAHWEVVERILFIYAKLNPGIAYVQGMNEIVGPIYYTFATDPNTPWKEHAEADTFFCFTNLMSENRDNFIKSLDDSQCGITYKMESVFSMLKEKDMELYMKLQEQNIKPQYFTFRWLTLLLSQEFLLPDVIRIWDSLFSDQDRFYFLIIVCCAMLTLIRDQLLAGDFTTNMRLLQDYPISDVHTILTKAKELQDGS; encoded by the exons ATGTTTGAAAACCAGGAGCGCTGTCATTTGTTTCCCAGCCGGAGTGTTTTTCCTGCGACACCTTTCATTTCTCCAGAACAGTTGTGTTTTCGCTCCAACATGTCGAGTTCCTACAAAAGCAG GATTCAGGAGTTTAATACGGCACTGAGCGAGGAGAAGCTGGACCTGAAGGCACTACGGGAGCTCTGCTTCACTG GAATTCCTTTCGAGGGGGGGATTCGCTCTCTGTGCTGGAAG ATCTTGTTGAACTACCTGCCCCTGGACCAGACATTATGGGACTCTTTCCTGAAGAAGCAGAG ggagaTTTATTCCCAGTTTCTAAAGGAGATGATCATCCAGCCGGGAATCGCTAAAGCTAACCTGGGTCTCTCCAGAGAGGACGTGACCATGGAGGATCAT CCTTTAAATCCAAACCCTGAGAGTCGATGGAACAACTACTTTAAGGATAACGAGGTTCTGTTACAGATCGATAAAGACGTCAG GCGTTTATATCCTGACATGGCGTTCTTCCAGAGACCCACAGAGTTTCCCTGTCAGCTGATCCTCGACTCACAGAATGAGTACGAAACTCTGCGCAGACGCGTAGAACAAACCACACTTAAAGCTCAGACTGTGAACCGCAACCGCAGCGGAGTCAccaat GTGAGTTCTCCTGGCAAGGCACTGAACCTGTACCCATCCAACGAGTACGAGGTTTTGCCGAACGGCTGCGAGGCGCACTGGGAGGTTGTGGAGCGAATCCTGTTCATCTACGCCAAGCTGAACCCGGGCATCGCCTACGTACAGGGCATGAACGAGATCGTCGGGCCGATCTACTACACCTTTGCCACCGACCCTAACACACCATGGAAAG AGCACGCGGAGGCCGACACGTTCTTCTGTTTTACTAATCTGATGTCGGAGAACCGCGATAACTTCATTAAGAGTCTGGACGACTCGCAGTGCGGCATCACGTACAAGATGGAGAGCGTCTTCTCCATGCTGAAGGAGAAGGACATGGAGCTGTACATGAAACTG CAGGAGCAGAACATCAAGCCACAGTACTTTACATTCCGCTGGCTGACTCTGCTGCTCTCTCAGGAATTTCTGCTTCCGGATGTGATCCGGATTTGGGATTCACTTTTCTCCGATCAGGATCGTTTCTACTTCCTCATTATCGTCTGCTGCGCCATGCTCAC TTTAATCCGTGATCAGTTGTTGGCAGGAGACTTTACAACGAACATGAGGTTACTCCAG GATTACCCCATTTCAGACGTACACACCATCCTGACTAAGGCTAAGGAGCTGCAGGACGGCTcgtag